A single region of the Marinobacter salinus genome encodes:
- a CDS encoding DUF2058 domain-containing protein: MASLQDQLLKAGLADEKKAKAVRNEKRKQRKQQPKGTEQVNEAQIRARQAREEKAERDRELNRQRQQEAEKKAIQAQIRQLVETNRLDRSRGDTSYQFVHDKKIKKIFVDDTMVDQLSRGRLAIVFVNDAYEIVAEGVARKIMERDKSAVVVLHDRKTDDVGDDDPYAGYEIPDDLMW; the protein is encoded by the coding sequence ATGGCGTCCCTACAGGATCAGCTACTGAAAGCAGGCCTTGCCGACGAGAAGAAGGCCAAGGCCGTTCGAAACGAGAAACGCAAACAGAGAAAACAGCAACCCAAAGGTACGGAGCAGGTTAATGAAGCCCAGATCCGTGCCCGCCAGGCCCGGGAAGAGAAGGCCGAGCGAGACCGCGAGCTGAACCGGCAACGCCAGCAGGAAGCGGAAAAAAAGGCCATTCAGGCGCAGATACGCCAGCTGGTGGAAACCAACCGACTGGACCGTAGCAGGGGCGATACCTCCTATCAGTTTGTCCACGACAAGAAGATCAAGAAAATTTTTGTCGACGACACCATGGTGGATCAGCTGTCCCGTGGTCGCCTCGCTATTGTTTTCGTGAACGATGCCTATGAGATTGTGGCAGAGGGTGTTGCCCGGAAGATCATGGAGCGCGATAAAAGCGCTGTTGTAGTTCTCCATGACCGCAAAACAGACGACGTGGGTGACGACGACCCGTATGCCGGTTATGAGATTCCGGACGATCTCATGTGGTAG
- a CDS encoding choice-of-anchor F family protein, which produces MKMGIKFSRKPLVSAIVFSLLGVSQAASAATIDSVNEDNLAVPPVQGKTLVYTDTEGTGTFGWIDPVNDFGNLGLGIRVYNEPFTAQNTYDFAGCIMAQPDRQLLDPPQKNCQAPPDSGKRFKLKSTETNGPIDLVFNVSPGAEPKLYRVIGKLSNLTDGTNSVGGDLNAFRFETGFGVGNAFSASTADDGLSFGFDGADKLTIGNLGKFPGGLFGGSKVEGLPFFNTSVAEFIESGATASNQDTTETDTNVPSQYKDLFGDWRTLSSVPTGWFIDHDGNPANDSILLAWDDGAPGAADWQTFEKVFDPAVTVDHDGDAGTAEISAAEWDPNSGSFNPAVAGDVLPLVDTLGEEDPDNNVPDAISLVQSTASGLYDGTFNVLIDGEAVNIDAFADWANKPVTVIDADNSDALVATWNPDTELYDIAAAYVETYGSTLTLTEMLNISGPPDATTGLIRQPGYVQGPVEDLANVNINTTISVADTFTLNWPTCTSDGVDTNCTFTLRVTGLNDAVGVPAIPVPTPPEAPTPAGDGPIFGCSAGAPGSPFDPVLPGMVLMALGGLWARKRLSNA; this is translated from the coding sequence ATGAAAATGGGAATTAAATTCTCAAGAAAACCGCTTGTTAGCGCGATAGTGTTTTCGTTGTTGGGAGTGTCGCAGGCAGCTTCGGCGGCAACGATCGATAGCGTCAATGAGGACAACCTTGCAGTTCCCCCTGTCCAAGGAAAAACCCTGGTTTATACCGATACTGAGGGAACCGGCACTTTTGGCTGGATTGATCCCGTAAATGACTTTGGTAATTTGGGCTTGGGTATCAGAGTCTATAACGAGCCATTTACCGCCCAGAATACCTATGACTTCGCGGGCTGCATCATGGCGCAACCGGATCGTCAGCTTCTGGATCCTCCCCAAAAGAACTGCCAGGCTCCCCCCGACTCGGGTAAACGCTTCAAGCTGAAATCAACCGAGACCAATGGTCCGATTGATCTGGTATTTAATGTGTCGCCCGGGGCTGAGCCGAAGCTCTACCGGGTTATTGGCAAGCTGTCGAACCTGACGGATGGCACCAATAGCGTTGGAGGGGATTTGAACGCCTTCCGATTTGAGACCGGTTTCGGTGTAGGTAACGCCTTCAGTGCGTCTACTGCAGACGACGGTCTTTCATTCGGTTTTGACGGTGCCGACAAACTCACGATAGGAAATCTGGGCAAATTCCCCGGAGGCTTGTTTGGCGGCAGCAAGGTCGAAGGCCTGCCGTTCTTTAACACAAGCGTTGCAGAGTTTATTGAATCAGGAGCGACCGCCTCCAATCAGGATACAACTGAGACTGACACGAATGTTCCGAGTCAGTACAAGGACTTGTTTGGTGACTGGCGTACCCTCAGCTCAGTGCCGACCGGCTGGTTCATCGATCATGATGGCAACCCGGCGAACGATTCCATCCTGCTTGCTTGGGACGATGGTGCTCCCGGTGCGGCCGATTGGCAGACATTTGAAAAGGTATTCGATCCGGCTGTGACGGTTGACCATGACGGTGATGCCGGGACTGCCGAGATTTCCGCGGCAGAATGGGACCCGAACAGCGGCAGCTTCAATCCTGCTGTGGCTGGCGACGTTCTGCCCCTCGTTGATACGTTGGGCGAAGAAGACCCCGACAACAATGTTCCCGATGCGATTTCACTTGTGCAGTCGACGGCTTCTGGCCTTTACGACGGAACATTCAATGTTCTGATCGATGGCGAGGCTGTAAACATTGATGCCTTCGCCGACTGGGCTAATAAACCGGTGACTGTAATTGACGCCGATAACAGTGATGCTTTGGTCGCCACCTGGAATCCTGATACCGAGCTGTATGATATTGCTGCAGCATACGTGGAGACCTATGGTTCAACACTGACATTAACTGAAATGCTCAATATTAGCGGCCCGCCCGATGCAACAACTGGTCTCATCAGGCAACCCGGTTATGTTCAGGGCCCCGTTGAAGATTTGGCGAACGTCAATATCAATACCACCATCAGTGTGGCCGACACCTTCACTTTGAACTGGCCAACCTGCACCAGCGATGGTGTGGATACAAACTGTACCTTCACTCTGCGTGTGACAGGTCTGAATGATGCGGTTGGAGTGCCCGCCATTCCAGTACCAACTCCGCCAGAGGCGCCAACGCCTGCCGGTGACGGTCCGATCTTTGGCTGCTCTGCCGGTGCGCCGGGCTCGCCATTTGATCCGGTACTGCCGGGCATGGTCCTGATGGCCCTGGGTGGTTTGTGGGCGCGCAAGCGTCTCAGCAACGCCTGA
- the atpD gene encoding F0F1 ATP synthase subunit beta: MEAKSAQLGEIAAIRGNVVDVRFNPPLPPRNRELLTGLENQVNLEVQTHLDTDTVRCIALNSTRHLSRGMPVQQTGAGLQVPVGESLLGRMINVFGKPVDGGAPIGTREHWPIHRPILPLSDRTTSTEIFETGIKAIDLLAPMERGGKSGLFGGAGVGKTVLINELINNMAEQYEGISLFCGIGERMREAEEMYSAMQESGVIDKAILVYGQMNEPPGARFRVGHAALTVAEYFRDVVKRDVLLLIDNVFRFVQSGMEVSGLMGRIPSRVGYQPTLATELAELEERICSSRNGSITSVQAVYVPADDLTDPSATHIFSHLTASIVLSRKRASQGLYPAVDPLQTSSKMLTPAIVGSRHHEVAQAVRSTLAEYDELKDIISMLGMEELSKEDRATVSKARRLERFLTQPFFTTGQFTGHGGKLVPLKKTIEGCERILAGEFEKVNEKALYMIGTIDQVDTTEIGNES, from the coding sequence ATGGAAGCGAAAAGCGCACAGCTTGGTGAAATCGCCGCTATACGGGGCAATGTGGTTGATGTGCGCTTCAACCCACCCCTCCCGCCTCGCAACCGGGAACTGCTCACGGGTCTTGAGAATCAGGTGAACCTTGAGGTCCAGACACATCTGGACACTGACACAGTTCGCTGCATTGCTCTGAACTCTACCCGCCACCTCTCCCGAGGTATGCCCGTTCAGCAAACCGGCGCAGGCTTACAGGTTCCGGTCGGGGAATCACTTCTTGGCCGAATGATCAATGTGTTCGGCAAGCCAGTTGATGGCGGCGCCCCGATCGGTACCCGCGAGCACTGGCCCATCCACCGCCCTATCCTGCCACTCTCGGATCGCACCACCAGCACGGAAATCTTCGAAACCGGGATCAAGGCAATTGATCTCCTCGCGCCTATGGAGCGCGGTGGTAAGTCCGGCTTGTTCGGGGGTGCCGGGGTTGGCAAGACCGTATTGATCAATGAGCTGATCAACAATATGGCGGAGCAGTACGAGGGCATCAGCCTGTTCTGCGGCATTGGCGAGCGCATGCGGGAAGCGGAAGAGATGTACAGCGCCATGCAGGAATCCGGGGTTATCGACAAGGCCATACTCGTATACGGCCAAATGAACGAACCTCCGGGAGCCCGATTCCGGGTTGGCCATGCCGCCCTGACCGTCGCGGAATATTTCCGCGATGTGGTTAAACGGGATGTACTGCTACTGATCGACAATGTCTTCCGCTTCGTTCAGTCCGGCATGGAAGTGTCCGGGCTCATGGGCAGGATTCCATCAAGGGTTGGCTATCAACCCACCCTCGCCACCGAACTGGCGGAACTGGAGGAGCGGATCTGCAGTTCCCGCAATGGCAGCATCACCTCGGTACAGGCAGTCTATGTTCCCGCGGACGATCTTACCGATCCCTCAGCAACCCATATATTTTCTCATCTGACTGCATCCATCGTGCTGTCCCGCAAGCGGGCAAGCCAGGGGCTTTATCCGGCCGTGGACCCGCTGCAGACCAGCTCGAAAATGCTCACACCCGCCATTGTCGGCAGTCGTCACCACGAGGTGGCCCAGGCTGTACGCAGCACACTGGCGGAATACGACGAGCTTAAGGACATCATCTCCATGCTCGGCATGGAAGAGTTGTCCAAAGAGGATCGTGCAACCGTCAGCAAGGCGCGGCGCCTGGAACGGTTCCTGACCCAGCCGTTCTTTACCACAGGCCAGTTCACCGGCCATGGCGGCAAACTGGTCCCGCTGAAAAAGACCATTGAGGGCTGTGAACGCATCCTTGCCGGCGAGTTTGAAAAGGTCAACGAAAAAGCCTTGTACATGATCGGTACCATTGACCAGGTGGACACGACGGAGATCGGTAATGAGTCCTGA
- a CDS encoding F0F1 ATP synthase subunit epsilon translates to MSPDNAARRGHMNLKVLLPTEVLVDQPVSKVIAEAENGEFCLLPRHIDFVAALTPGVLSFYSEDGTECFAAVDRGVLVKCGQDVTVSTYKGVTGTNMAELQSMIEERFLDLDEHERKARTALARLEAGTLRGFLDLKEKLHG, encoded by the coding sequence ATGAGTCCTGATAATGCCGCCCGCAGGGGACACATGAACCTGAAAGTTCTGCTTCCGACAGAAGTGCTTGTGGACCAGCCGGTCAGCAAGGTTATCGCGGAAGCGGAGAACGGTGAATTCTGCTTGCTGCCCCGACATATTGATTTCGTCGCTGCCCTGACTCCTGGAGTGCTGTCTTTCTACAGCGAAGATGGCACAGAGTGCTTCGCGGCGGTGGACCGGGGCGTGTTAGTGAAGTGCGGACAGGATGTCACCGTCTCCACCTACAAAGGCGTAACCGGAACCAATATGGCCGAGCTACAGTCGATGATTGAGGAGCGTTTCCTGGATCTGGATGAGCACGAACGGAAAGCTCGTACCGCCCTTGCCCGACTTGAGGCCGGAACGCTACGGGGCTTCCTTGACCTCAAGGAGAAACTCCATGGCTGA
- a CDS encoding AtpZ/AtpI family protein: MADRPHRSEPDGHPPKLGEQVGRRARRKQEARKKGRHAAWFGLGMFGLVGWSVAIPTLIGVAVGLWMDDRWPGQVSWTLTLLIIGIALGCLNAWYWIKQESERD, translated from the coding sequence ATGGCTGACCGGCCTCATCGTTCAGAACCTGACGGCCATCCGCCAAAACTTGGCGAGCAAGTGGGCCGTCGTGCCAGGCGCAAGCAAGAGGCCCGGAAGAAAGGCCGGCATGCAGCCTGGTTTGGCCTTGGCATGTTTGGCCTGGTGGGATGGTCTGTGGCCATCCCGACACTCATCGGTGTCGCCGTTGGGCTCTGGATGGACGATCGCTGGCCGGGCCAGGTGTCCTGGACGCTTACTCTGCTTATCATCGGCATAGCATTAGGCTGCCTCAATGCCTGGTACTGGATCAAACAGGAGAGCGAACGTGACTGA
- a CDS encoding ATP synthase subunit I — MTDETTLPASLSAYGISFALGVALGLAFLGGLWLTVRRLGEARHPGLLMMSSLFLRLGITLAGFYVVAQYGDWQHLLAAVAGFTLPRLLIAHRIRPPGIGGEPRP; from the coding sequence GTGACTGATGAAACGACCCTCCCTGCCTCCTTGTCAGCCTACGGTATTTCTTTTGCGCTCGGAGTTGCGCTTGGCCTGGCTTTTCTCGGTGGTCTATGGCTTACGGTTCGCCGTTTAGGCGAGGCCCGTCATCCCGGTCTCTTGATGATGAGCAGCCTGTTTCTGCGCCTTGGCATCACTCTGGCGGGCTTTTATGTTGTTGCCCAATATGGTGACTGGCAGCACCTGCTGGCGGCCGTTGCCGGCTTTACGCTACCCAGGCTGCTGATCGCACACCGTATTCGGCCGCCCGGGATCGGCGGGGAGCCACGCCCATGA
- a CDS encoding F0F1 ATP synthase subunit A: MTISPDSVVYFQWGIFSLNATLVFTWVVMAILTLTSWLVTRRISDNPDISRWQNLLEVLVTGIRDQIAQVSHQQPGNYLPFVGTLFLFIAMANLLNVVPGYLAPTGSLSTTTALAICVFIAVPVFGIASKGAGSYLGRYLQPTWFMLPFNIIGEISRTVALAVRLYGNIMSGTVIVGILLSLTPYFFPVVMQLLGLLTGMIQAYIFAVLAMVYIASATSVYEKAEDPDQADTLSSDQ, from the coding sequence ATGACCATCTCGCCTGATAGCGTCGTCTATTTCCAGTGGGGTATTTTTTCCCTGAATGCCACGCTCGTTTTTACTTGGGTGGTTATGGCCATACTGACACTAACCTCCTGGCTGGTTACCCGCCGCATCTCGGATAACCCTGACATCTCCCGGTGGCAGAACCTGCTGGAGGTACTGGTTACCGGTATTCGTGATCAGATCGCACAGGTAAGCCACCAGCAACCGGGCAATTACCTGCCCTTTGTTGGCACCCTGTTCCTGTTCATTGCCATGGCCAACCTTCTGAATGTGGTTCCGGGCTATCTCGCACCCACGGGCTCACTCTCTACCACCACGGCGCTTGCTATCTGTGTGTTCATCGCGGTTCCGGTGTTCGGAATTGCCAGCAAGGGTGCCGGCAGCTACCTGGGGCGTTACCTTCAGCCCACCTGGTTTATGCTTCCGTTCAACATTATCGGCGAGATCTCGCGCACCGTGGCACTCGCGGTGCGACTATACGGAAACATCATGAGTGGCACGGTGATCGTTGGCATTCTTCTGAGCCTGACGCCCTATTTCTTCCCGGTTGTCATGCAACTTCTTGGCTTGCTCACCGGCATGATCCAGGCCTACATCTTTGCTGTACTCGCCATGGTTTACATTGCCTCGGCTACCTCAGTCTATGAAAAGGCTGAGGACCCGGACCAAGCGGATACACTTTCTTCTGACCAGTAA
- a CDS encoding F0F1 ATP synthase subunit C gives MDSVSIIGMISVITAGLTIAIGSIGPALAEGRAVAQALSAIAQQPDESATITRTLFVGLAMIESTAIYCFVVTMILIFANPFWDHAIAAAGG, from the coding sequence ATGGACAGCGTTTCAATCATTGGCATGATTTCCGTCATCACAGCAGGCCTGACCATTGCCATCGGTTCAATAGGGCCGGCCCTGGCTGAGGGGCGCGCCGTTGCCCAGGCACTGAGCGCCATCGCCCAGCAACCGGATGAGTCCGCCACCATCACCCGTACCCTGTTTGTGGGTCTGGCAATGATCGAATCCACGGCCATTTACTGCTTCGTGGTCACCATGATTCTGATATTTGCCAACCCTTTCTGGGACCATGCCATCGCTGCTGCCGGAGGCTGA
- the atpF gene encoding F0F1 ATP synthase subunit B, translating to MDIDWITVSAQAINFLILVWLLKRFLYQPVIKAMDKREHKIRSRMEDADAREETAREEAQKYQAQADALKQQQDDILEKTREEARQERSHMLDVAREETARVRASWMREVNEEKAEFIGSLRRQTLEAIESIAGKALQDLADSDLEARMVHTFIQKLPTLDQEARESLRNTSEPACISSHSELDPALQKQLTGAVHDQIGGEIAVTYTTNPELGCGIELVCNGERVSWNLSDYLEELTTRMEKAFKPVITEQQEA from the coding sequence ATGGATATAGACTGGATCACCGTATCCGCCCAGGCTATCAACTTCCTTATCCTGGTCTGGCTACTGAAACGCTTTCTTTACCAGCCGGTTATCAAGGCAATGGACAAGCGTGAGCACAAAATACGTAGCAGGATGGAAGATGCCGACGCCCGTGAAGAAACTGCCCGGGAGGAGGCGCAAAAGTATCAGGCGCAAGCCGACGCATTGAAGCAACAGCAGGACGACATTCTGGAGAAGACCCGGGAGGAAGCCAGGCAGGAGCGCAGTCATATGCTTGATGTCGCGCGGGAAGAAACCGCCCGGGTCCGGGCCAGCTGGATGCGGGAAGTCAACGAGGAGAAGGCGGAGTTTATCGGCAGCCTGAGACGCCAAACCCTGGAGGCCATTGAGTCCATTGCCGGAAAAGCACTTCAGGATCTGGCAGATTCGGATCTGGAAGCCCGCATGGTCCATACCTTTATTCAAAAACTGCCGACTCTCGATCAGGAAGCCCGGGAATCCTTGAGGAACACTTCGGAACCGGCCTGTATTTCCAGCCATTCTGAACTTGATCCGGCTCTGCAGAAGCAGTTAACAGGAGCTGTGCACGACCAGATAGGCGGCGAAATTGCAGTTACCTACACCACAAACCCCGAACTCGGGTGCGGCATCGAACTGGTGTGCAATGGAGAGCGAGTCAGCTGGAACCTGTCGGACTACCTTGAGGAGCTGACGACCCGCATGGAAAAAGCGTTCAAACCTGTCATCACCGAACAGCAAGAGGCCTGA
- a CDS encoding alternate F1F0 ATPase, F1 subunit alpha, with amino-acid sequence MLQQLLDDTMATLHKVVEDTEPTLRSHETGTVIQVGGGIARVRGLASVTSEELVQFPDGVLGVAINLEPDEVGIMLLGDSEKLGAGIRVTATGREADTPVGEGLLGRVIDATGKVLDGGKPLEFHERRPIERPAPEIIERSPVTVPMETGIKAIDALIPIGRGQRELILGDRQTGKTSVAIDTIINQRNKGVKCIYCAVGQRATAVAKAVETLRKHDALDHTVVVVAPDDDPPGLRYITPYAATTMAEYFMEKGYDALIVYDDLTRHARAYRELSLLLRRPPGREAYPGDIFYIHSRLLERSTHLRKEFGGGSLTALPVIETQAQDISAYIPTNLISITDGQIYLSPVLFQKGLLPAIHVGKSVSRVGGKTQHPALRSVASDLRLSYSQFEELETFARFSTRLDKETRATIERGRRVREVLKQNERHPLRASEQVAVLKAVNAGLLDDVPLDAIANAEKRIQKHLLETLPELCANMENGETLDDDQWQRVLSELEVALAGIVQASGS; translated from the coding sequence GTGTTGCAGCAACTCCTTGACGACACCATGGCCACACTCCACAAGGTGGTTGAGGACACCGAGCCGACACTACGCAGCCACGAAACGGGCACGGTTATACAGGTTGGCGGGGGCATTGCCAGGGTTCGGGGGCTGGCAAGCGTCACCTCCGAGGAGCTTGTGCAGTTTCCCGATGGCGTACTCGGAGTGGCCATCAATCTGGAACCGGACGAAGTGGGCATCATGCTCCTGGGCGATAGCGAGAAACTGGGCGCAGGTATTCGTGTCACGGCTACCGGCCGAGAGGCAGATACGCCCGTGGGCGAGGGCCTTCTCGGGCGGGTGATTGATGCTACCGGCAAGGTCCTGGACGGGGGCAAACCGCTGGAGTTTCATGAACGTCGGCCAATTGAGCGCCCTGCTCCGGAAATCATCGAGCGCTCCCCGGTAACAGTCCCCATGGAAACTGGTATTAAAGCGATTGATGCTCTGATCCCGATCGGTCGTGGGCAAAGGGAGCTGATTCTCGGTGACCGACAGACGGGCAAGACATCCGTGGCCATCGACACCATCATCAATCAGCGGAACAAAGGTGTTAAGTGCATCTATTGCGCAGTAGGTCAGCGGGCCACCGCTGTTGCCAAAGCGGTCGAAACCTTACGTAAACACGATGCCCTGGACCACACAGTCGTGGTTGTCGCCCCCGATGACGACCCTCCCGGCCTGCGTTACATCACACCCTACGCAGCCACCACCATGGCCGAGTATTTCATGGAGAAAGGCTATGACGCGCTGATTGTCTACGATGACCTGACCCGCCATGCCCGGGCCTATCGTGAGCTGTCGCTGCTCCTGCGCCGTCCCCCGGGACGGGAAGCCTATCCGGGCGACATTTTCTATATTCATTCCCGCCTGTTGGAGCGCAGCACCCATCTGCGAAAGGAATTTGGTGGCGGCTCCCTGACGGCTCTTCCAGTGATTGAAACCCAGGCACAGGATATTTCGGCTTACATCCCGACCAACCTGATCTCCATAACCGATGGCCAGATCTATCTGTCTCCGGTCCTTTTCCAGAAAGGGCTTCTGCCGGCAATCCATGTCGGTAAATCGGTTTCAAGGGTTGGCGGTAAAACCCAGCACCCCGCCCTCCGCAGTGTCGCCAGCGACCTCCGCCTGTCCTATTCCCAGTTCGAGGAACTGGAAACCTTTGCCCGCTTCTCTACCCGCCTAGACAAGGAAACTCGCGCCACCATCGAGCGGGGCCGAAGAGTGCGGGAAGTCCTGAAACAGAACGAGCGCCACCCTTTGCGCGCGAGTGAGCAGGTGGCGGTGCTGAAGGCCGTCAATGCCGGACTGCTGGATGACGTGCCTCTGGATGCAATCGCGAACGCCGAAAAACGGATTCAGAAACACCTGCTGGAGACTCTCCCCGAACTCTGCGCAAACATGGAAAACGGCGAAACGCTGGACGATGACCAATGGCAAAGGGTTTTGTCGGAACTTGAGGTCGCGCTGGCCGGCATCGTTCAGGCAAGCGGGAGCTAA
- a CDS encoding F0F1 ATP synthase subunit gamma: protein MESLEQLHKQLDSLDQLRSIVKTMKALSAANIHQFEQAVEALGGYYRTVELGLHVVLKDMKPSGFEHGPASRPRRLGAVVFGSDHGLCGRFNEEIAEHAIMRMDSTAAEKEDRRLLAVGARVAGSLENAGLHVEEDFLTPGSAVQITATVQQILLKIDQWQEEAGAHYIFLFYNRHSRQRSYQPTGVQLLPMNLRRFHRLEEEPWPSRSLPTFTMERQALFHRLLDQYLFVSVFRACAESQASEHASRLSAMQSAERNLDERIGDVTMSYRRARQTVITSELLDLVSGFEALEPKNPKS from the coding sequence ATGGAATCACTGGAACAACTTCACAAGCAACTGGACAGTCTGGATCAGCTACGCAGCATTGTGAAAACCATGAAGGCGCTCTCGGCCGCAAACATCCATCAGTTTGAGCAGGCGGTTGAAGCCCTCGGTGGTTATTACCGAACAGTGGAACTTGGGCTTCATGTCGTGCTGAAGGACATGAAACCCTCTGGCTTTGAACATGGTCCGGCTTCCCGCCCCCGCCGTCTGGGCGCCGTCGTGTTCGGGTCAGACCATGGACTATGTGGCCGCTTTAATGAGGAAATCGCCGAGCACGCCATCATGCGCATGGATTCCACTGCCGCGGAGAAAGAAGACCGCCGCCTTCTTGCGGTCGGCGCCCGTGTGGCGGGCAGCCTCGAGAACGCCGGTCTGCACGTCGAAGAAGACTTCCTGACGCCGGGATCAGCAGTACAGATCACTGCTACCGTTCAGCAAATCCTTCTGAAAATCGATCAGTGGCAGGAAGAAGCCGGCGCACACTATATCTTTCTCTTCTACAACCGCCATTCCCGCCAACGCAGCTACCAACCCACCGGGGTGCAGTTACTGCCCATGAATCTGAGGCGTTTTCATCGCCTTGAAGAAGAACCCTGGCCTTCCCGCAGCCTGCCGACATTCACCATGGAGCGGCAGGCTTTGTTTCATCGCCTGCTGGATCAGTACCTGTTTGTTTCAGTATTCCGCGCCTGCGCCGAGTCACAGGCCAGTGAACATGCGAGCAGACTGTCAGCGATGCAGTCAGCCGAGCGCAATCTGGATGAACGTATCGGCGACGTTACCATGAGTTACCGCAGAGCCAGGCAAACGGTGATAACCTCTGAGCTCCTTGATCTCGTGTCCGGATTTGAAGCGCTGGAGCCAAAGAATCCCAAATCCTGA